In Syntrophus gentianae, a single window of DNA contains:
- a CDS encoding methylated-DNA--[protein]-cysteine S-methyltransferase, with the protein MKQARSISPAFCLRDTPFGPVAVLWSVYRNEPKICRVLLSHPENPAGDSVKKIFPDSELASSSTMNPVLDQIEAFLSGEDVRFSIDRLCLDLCSAFQRSVLLADYAIPRGLVSTYKLIAKHLANPKGARAVGTALANNPFPLIIPCHRVLRSDGGLGGFQYGLKMKRALLEMEGIAFRDEEHVVMQDFFYGDQSGKAERKEQRGKQSMDEMLNAQQQHWENTLSETEEMFGAEPSEPARVAAELFQKEGKKRILELGGGQGRDTLFFAGKGFSVDVLDYTEQSLTTIVKKARQSGLSDRVAAIRHDVRKPLPFRDETFDACYSHMLYCMALTTAELEQLSSEIHRVLRPDGLNLYTVRSTGDAHYGAGVSRGEDLYEVAGFIVHFFNREKIKQLAKGYDLIGIEAFEEGPLPRKLFRVTMRKRVK; encoded by the coding sequence ATGAAACAAGCCAGATCAATTTCTCCGGCATTCTGCCTTCGTGACACGCCTTTCGGTCCGGTGGCGGTTCTCTGGTCGGTTTACAGAAATGAGCCGAAAATCTGCCGGGTCCTCTTATCTCATCCGGAGAATCCGGCAGGAGATTCCGTGAAGAAAATCTTTCCGGATTCCGAACTTGCTTCCAGTTCAACCATGAACCCTGTTCTTGATCAAATCGAGGCCTTCCTGAGCGGCGAGGATGTCCGGTTTTCTATTGATAGACTTTGCCTCGATCTCTGTTCCGCTTTTCAACGGAGCGTCCTGCTGGCCGACTATGCGATCCCCCGGGGTCTGGTCAGTACCTACAAGCTCATTGCGAAACACCTGGCAAACCCGAAGGGCGCCCGTGCCGTGGGAACCGCCCTGGCGAACAATCCCTTTCCTCTGATCATCCCCTGTCATAGGGTGCTCCGCTCCGACGGCGGACTGGGAGGCTTTCAGTACGGCCTGAAGATGAAGAGGGCGTTGCTGGAGATGGAGGGGATTGCCTTTCGGGACGAAGAACATGTGGTAATGCAGGATTTCTTTTATGGGGATCAAAGCGGAAAGGCCGAAAGGAAGGAGCAGCGCGGAAAGCAATCCATGGACGAGATGCTGAATGCCCAACAACAGCACTGGGAAAATACCCTTTCCGAAACAGAGGAAATGTTCGGTGCGGAACCCAGTGAGCCGGCGAGGGTTGCCGCGGAACTGTTTCAAAAGGAGGGGAAGAAGAGAATCCTCGAACTGGGCGGGGGGCAGGGCCGGGACACCCTGTTCTTTGCAGGTAAGGGATTCTCCGTGGATGTCCTGGATTATACGGAGCAGTCTTTGACAACCATTGTAAAAAAGGCTCGGCAGTCGGGTCTGTCCGATCGGGTGGCGGCCATCCGGCACGATGTCCGCAAGCCCCTTCCTTTTAGAGACGAGACCTTCGATGCCTGCTATTCGCACATGCTGTACTGCATGGCACTGACGACGGCTGAACTCGAACAGCTGTCCAGCGAAATCCACCGGGTCCTGCGTCCCGATGGATTGAATCTCTACACCGTTCGTTCCACCGGCGATGCCCATTATGGGGCCGGCGTTTCCCGCGGTGAGGATCTATACGAAGTCGCTGGATTTATCGTCCATTTCTTCAACAGGGAAAAAATCAAACAATTAGCCAAAGGCTATGATTTGATCGGCATCGAAGCATTCGAGGAAGGCCCCCTTCCCCGAAAACTGTTCCGGGTCACTATGAGGAAAAGAGTAAAATAA
- a CDS encoding enoyl-CoA hydratase produces the protein MEIITEKQDGILIIEFNRPEKKNSITSAMYQMLADAVRDGESDKSVRVLLFRGKPDIFTAGNDIEDFINTTEDIEGRPVTQFIRNLSLAAKPVIAAVAGTAVGIGTTMLLHCDLIYAADNAKFSLPFVKLGLCPEFASTRLMPQIVGYQRAAELLLLGEPFSAIDAFNMGLVNKVLPSADLLSYTYAQAAKLVALPPSSLRITKSLMKARDNDAVTAQIREEIKHLRIMFEAPEAKEAFAAFFERRSPDYSKFS, from the coding sequence ATGGAAATTATAACGGAAAAGCAAGACGGGATCTTGATCATTGAATTTAACCGGCCGGAAAAGAAAAATTCGATCACGTCTGCCATGTATCAGATGCTTGCAGACGCCGTCAGGGATGGAGAAAGCGACAAGTCGGTCCGCGTTCTACTGTTCCGCGGCAAGCCGGACATATTTACCGCAGGCAACGACATAGAAGACTTCATCAACACGACGGAGGATATTGAAGGAAGGCCGGTGACCCAATTTATCCGCAATCTCAGTCTGGCCGCCAAACCGGTAATCGCCGCCGTGGCAGGTACGGCTGTCGGCATCGGTACAACCATGCTGTTGCACTGCGATCTAATCTATGCGGCGGACAATGCCAAGTTTTCGCTGCCTTTCGTTAAGCTGGGGCTTTGCCCGGAGTTTGCGTCCACTCGATTGATGCCGCAAATTGTCGGTTATCAGCGCGCTGCGGAACTGTTGCTTTTAGGAGAACCCTTTTCCGCAATCGACGCCTTCAACATGGGATTGGTCAATAAAGTTCTGCCTTCTGCGGATCTTCTGTCCTATACTTATGCGCAAGCCGCCAAGCTCGTCGCTTTACCGCCTTCGTCGCTTCGCATTACGAAAAGTCTTATGAAGGCGCGCGACAATGATGCAGTGACGGCACAGATCAGGGAAGAAATTAAACACCTCAGGATCATGTTCGAGGCGCCGGAAGCCAAGGAGGCCTTTGCGGCTTTCTTTGAGCGCCGTTCGCCGGACTACTCGAAATTCAGTTAG
- a CDS encoding DUF362 domain-containing protein: MAYVITDECLSCGSCPDVCPVGAISEEDRKYVIDPNLCTDCGTCAEQCPVDAIVPGE; this comes from the coding sequence ATGGCATATGTGATTACAGATGAATGTCTGTCCTGTGGTTCATGTCCGGATGTATGCCCCGTCGGAGCGATCAGCGAGGAAGATCGTAAGTATGTTATCGATCCCAACCTCTGTACCGACTGTGGAACCTGTGCCGAACAATGCCCGGTTGATGCAATCGTACCCGGTGAATAG
- a CDS encoding class I adenylate-forming enzyme family protein translates to MGKEKTFNTIPTLINRNLMLYPNRVAIKEVEGNREYTYADVKDRANRMGNALYALGLKKGERVAILSQNSVEYTEASFYVPNAGFIFVVCNFRLAAPEMLAVLSDSEPTAVIVQDQFVGMAQQLKDSVPSAKHFIYFGAPDKKPEGWLDFEDMIQKASPAELAVEVFEDEIAMLMYTSGTTGLPKGVMQTHANFVHAGRVCSRLNFLDMDSHVFIICPLYHITAHYTLFGAFYVSAPAYVFTKWDVDLFLSSTEKFKLTGGMLATPMVMMILDSPNYKKYDVSSWKHIWFAGAGIIPAVYKKFIDAYGNILGEHHGTTETTGVTTNLSPRDIQDAFDRGDNNILESCGRASYDMECLIVDENGKPVPLGGVGELIVRGPGTTLGYWRKEQETKKAFRGEWFYTEDVCSIDSFGYIRIIDRLKDMIITGGENVYPAEIEKVLHSNPAIKESCVIGTPHPTWGEAVTAVCVLNEGATITPAEVTEYCKGKIAGYKVPRVVHFVPALPRNAAGKILKRDLREQFGGGAK, encoded by the coding sequence ATGGGAAAAGAAAAGACGTTTAATACGATTCCAACTTTGATCAACCGTAATTTGATGCTGTACCCAAATCGTGTGGCGATCAAAGAAGTGGAGGGCAACCGGGAGTACACTTACGCGGACGTAAAGGATCGGGCGAACAGGATGGGGAATGCCCTGTATGCGCTCGGATTGAAAAAGGGGGAACGGGTCGCCATTTTGAGTCAGAACAGTGTGGAGTACACAGAAGCATCCTTCTACGTACCCAATGCCGGCTTCATCTTCGTGGTCTGCAATTTTCGACTGGCTGCCCCGGAAATGCTTGCCGTTCTTTCTGATTCAGAGCCGACGGCGGTGATCGTCCAGGATCAGTTCGTCGGAATGGCCCAGCAGCTCAAAGATTCCGTTCCTTCGGCCAAACATTTCATCTATTTCGGTGCCCCCGACAAGAAACCCGAGGGCTGGCTTGATTTCGAGGATATGATCCAGAAGGCTTCCCCGGCTGAACTGGCCGTAGAAGTCTTTGAAGATGAAATTGCCATGCTCATGTACACGAGCGGCACCACGGGGCTTCCCAAGGGGGTCATGCAGACCCACGCGAATTTCGTTCATGCCGGGCGCGTCTGTTCCAGACTCAACTTCCTGGATATGGACAGCCATGTCTTTATCATTTGCCCCCTGTATCACATTACGGCGCACTACACCCTGTTCGGGGCTTTTTATGTATCGGCCCCGGCTTATGTCTTTACGAAGTGGGACGTAGACCTCTTCCTGTCGTCCACGGAAAAGTTCAAACTGACGGGCGGCATGCTTGCCACGCCGATGGTCATGATGATCCTGGATTCTCCGAATTACAAGAAATACGACGTCTCCAGCTGGAAGCACATCTGGTTTGCCGGCGCAGGGATCATCCCCGCGGTTTACAAGAAATTCATTGATGCCTATGGAAATATTCTCGGCGAGCACCATGGGACGACGGAAACCACAGGTGTCACCACCAATCTGAGTCCTCGGGACATCCAGGACGCCTTTGATAGAGGCGACAACAACATCCTTGAATCCTGCGGAAGGGCAAGCTACGACATGGAATGCCTTATCGTGGATGAAAACGGCAAGCCGGTTCCTCTAGGCGGGGTGGGTGAACTGATTGTCCGGGGTCCTGGTACGACACTCGGCTACTGGAGAAAGGAACAGGAAACCAAGAAGGCATTCCGGGGTGAGTGGTTTTATACGGAAGATGTCTGCTCGATCGATTCCTTTGGCTACATCCGCATTATCGACCGCCTGAAAGACATGATCATCACCGGCGGCGAGAATGTGTATCCTGCAGAGATCGAGAAGGTACTGCATTCAAATCCGGCGATCAAGGAATCCTGTGTCATCGGCACCCCGCACCCGACCTGGGGCGAAGCTGTTACGGCGGTCTGTGTTCTCAATGAAGGGGCCACGATTACTCCGGCTGAGGTGACGGAATACTGTAAGGGTAAAATCGCAGGGTACAAGGTACCGAGGGTTGTCCATTTCGTGCCGGCGCTGCCTCGCAATGCTGCAGGAAAGATCCTGAAGAGAGACCTGCGTGAGCAGTTCGGCGGCGGAGCAAAATAG
- a CDS encoding acetate uptake transporter family protein — MSDQHGAGWANPMPAGLTALAIAVFIFYAVLTGKVNAADARGVAGIWLIGGFFVQVIVGVIELRLGSSSGGNTFTWFSAYFMLVTGTVWVFQYFAGINGWHYDHHIAGWAWCAITLVLWLEFPCFAKSMPLTVFALIVPMNLAVPMIAGIFLGILDPKVYGPIAGNLAGLAGLLAIYSAAAIQTNTVFGKQVFPFPGPIIK, encoded by the coding sequence ATGTCAGATCAGCATGGTGCAGGATGGGCTAATCCAATGCCTGCCGGGTTAACAGCTTTGGCTATTGCAGTCTTTATTTTCTATGCGGTGTTAACCGGAAAAGTAAACGCAGCAGATGCCAGGGGCGTTGCGGGTATATGGTTGATAGGTGGTTTCTTCGTGCAAGTGATTGTCGGGGTTATAGAGTTGAGACTGGGCAGTTCTTCCGGTGGAAATACCTTCACCTGGTTCAGTGCCTACTTCATGTTGGTCACTGGCACCGTATGGGTTTTTCAGTATTTTGCCGGGATAAACGGGTGGCACTACGATCACCATATAGCCGGATGGGCCTGGTGTGCCATTACGCTGGTCCTGTGGCTGGAATTTCCGTGCTTCGCCAAAAGCATGCCGTTAACCGTATTTGCATTGATCGTTCCTATGAATTTGGCTGTACCGATGATTGCCGGCATATTCCTGGGCATCCTGGATCCCAAGGTCTATGGACCGATCGCCGGCAATCTGGCTGGACTAGCCGGGCTATTGGCCATTTACTCAGCTGCGGCGATACAGACTAACACGGTATTTGGCAAACAGGTATTTCCCTTTCCAGGTCCAATAATCAAATAA
- a CDS encoding M24 family metallopeptidase: protein MVKSLSVCDFTPKEEIEMRLNALRSKMADQGIHFAVILQSVDLFYFTGTVQKGVLVVPVDEPPLFFVEKSLFRALYESPLEITPIKKAKDTRDTLREKNILKGLGAMELDVLPVLLFDQWKSILGYDHMADISPLIKQVRLVKSDFEIAQILKSGEIVSHVFQKAKDIVREGRQEIEIEADLVAEGRRRGHQGLLRMRGFNKEITCALVTQGYSSTVASGADVPIAGFGLTPAVGQGSSANTVKTGIPLIIDYGGGYNGYVTDETRIYVVGEMKEIFRKAYEVSREIIEDITGFAKEGVDTVEIYTRALDRVKKEKLEEYFMGHGEGQVAFIGHGFGLELNEMPVFSARHKTVLKEGMVMAIEPKFIIPNEGAVGIEVDFVVRKEGLQRIVETPLDIVSIPNAIPRSKGVNRPGV from the coding sequence ATGGTCAAGAGCTTAAGCGTCTGTGATTTTACGCCCAAAGAAGAGATAGAGATGAGGCTGAATGCCTTACGAAGCAAAATGGCAGACCAGGGCATCCATTTTGCCGTCATTCTCCAGAGCGTGGATCTCTTTTATTTTACCGGTACCGTCCAAAAGGGGGTGCTCGTTGTTCCTGTGGATGAGCCGCCCCTCTTTTTTGTTGAAAAGAGCTTATTCCGGGCTCTCTATGAGTCACCCCTTGAAATAACGCCCATCAAGAAAGCAAAAGACACTCGGGATACCCTCAGGGAAAAGAATATCCTCAAAGGCCTGGGCGCCATGGAGCTCGATGTTCTTCCCGTTCTTCTCTTCGACCAATGGAAATCCATCCTGGGTTACGACCACATGGCTGATATCTCCCCCCTTATAAAACAGGTGCGATTGGTGAAGAGCGATTTTGAGATCGCACAGATTCTGAAATCGGGCGAGATCGTCTCCCATGTTTTCCAAAAAGCAAAAGACATTGTGAGAGAAGGGCGGCAGGAGATCGAGATCGAGGCGGACCTCGTTGCCGAGGGAAGGCGCAGGGGCCACCAGGGGTTGTTGCGCATGAGGGGATTCAATAAGGAGATCACTTGTGCATTGGTTACTCAGGGGTACTCCTCGACTGTCGCATCGGGAGCCGATGTGCCGATAGCGGGTTTCGGCCTTACTCCTGCAGTCGGGCAGGGTTCTTCCGCCAACACAGTGAAGACGGGCATCCCCCTTATTATTGATTACGGCGGCGGCTATAACGGTTACGTAACGGATGAAACAAGAATCTATGTGGTCGGAGAGATGAAAGAGATTTTCCGGAAGGCCTATGAGGTATCACGGGAGATCATTGAAGATATAACGGGTTTTGCGAAAGAAGGCGTTGATACGGTAGAGATCTACACCCGGGCTCTCGATCGGGTAAAAAAAGAAAAGCTGGAGGAGTATTTTATGGGGCACGGGGAAGGGCAGGTGGCCTTCATCGGTCATGGCTTTGGTCTTGAGCTCAACGAGATGCCGGTCTTTTCGGCACGCCACAAAACAGTGCTTAAGGAAGGGATGGTCATGGCCATTGAGCCCAAATTCATCATCCCCAACGAAGGCGCCGTCGGCATAGAGGTGGATTTTGTCGTACGCAAAGAGGGGCTGCAAAGGATTGTGGAGACCCCTCTCGACATTGTGTCCATCCCGAATGCCATTCCCAGATCAAAAGGAGTGAACCGCCCGGGAGTCTGA
- a CDS encoding acyl-CoA dehydrogenase family protein, whose protein sequence is MENLLTDETKMFQQMMHRFCEKEIKPVAGEIDEKEEYPSEILGKLAEMGVGGIIAPEQYGGSGLGWVGACIAMEELSRVSSAVALAAGATSFYFAYPILVAGSEEQKEKYVTAAAYGEKTGTLALTEAGCGPDIAKIQTTAEVKGDSLVLKGSKMSVTNADNVDYILVFARMINDGQPGDYILVVVDSKSPGITLRKVPKMGMSAVSTCEIDFNEVEAPKGAVISSGTECFDLITNAIDCFRLVFGAVGLGIMQGAFEEALTYSQSRVAFGKPICSFQAVGFYLADMFKMSRIARNMIYQAAFKADQGLDISLDAQVAKLFASESCMWVADRALQIHGGYGFSIEYPISRFFREARLMEVGEGTSETLKETILVKLGIPT, encoded by the coding sequence ATGGAAAATCTGTTGACTGATGAAACAAAGATGTTCCAGCAAATGATGCACAGGTTTTGTGAAAAAGAAATTAAACCAGTTGCCGGAGAAATTGATGAAAAAGAAGAATATCCTTCTGAAATATTAGGGAAACTGGCCGAGATGGGCGTCGGTGGCATTATTGCTCCGGAACAGTACGGTGGCAGCGGTCTGGGCTGGGTTGGCGCATGCATCGCGATGGAAGAACTGTCCCGGGTATCGTCTGCCGTTGCACTGGCTGCAGGGGCGACAAGCTTTTATTTTGCCTATCCCATTCTGGTTGCGGGAAGTGAAGAGCAGAAAGAGAAGTACGTCACCGCAGCGGCATACGGAGAAAAAACGGGGACCCTGGCCCTGACAGAGGCCGGCTGCGGACCGGATATCGCTAAGATACAGACAACGGCCGAAGTCAAAGGGGATTCCCTGGTGTTGAAGGGAAGTAAAATGTCTGTAACGAACGCAGACAATGTTGATTATATCCTTGTATTCGCCAGAATGATCAATGATGGGCAACCTGGTGATTATATTCTGGTTGTTGTCGATTCAAAATCACCGGGGATTACGCTCCGGAAGGTTCCCAAGATGGGTATGAGCGCCGTTTCAACCTGCGAAATTGACTTTAATGAGGTCGAGGCGCCGAAGGGGGCCGTGATTTCTTCCGGAACGGAATGCTTTGATCTCATCACCAATGCCATCGACTGCTTCCGGTTGGTCTTTGGGGCGGTCGGACTGGGAATCATGCAGGGCGCCTTTGAGGAAGCCCTGACTTATTCCCAAAGCCGGGTAGCCTTCGGCAAACCGATTTGTTCCTTCCAGGCCGTCGGATTCTATCTGGCCGATATGTTTAAAATGAGCCGGATTGCCCGGAATATGATTTATCAGGCAGCCTTCAAGGCCGATCAGGGCTTGGACATTTCCCTTGATGCCCAGGTTGCGAAGCTCTTTGCCTCGGAATCCTGTATGTGGGTTGCGGATCGAGCACTACAGATCCATGGCGGCTACGGCTTTTCCATCGAATACCCAATTTCAAGATTTTTCCGTGAGGCGAGGCTGATGGAAGTCGGTGAAGGGACATCCGAGACGTTAAAAGAGACGATCCTTGTGAAACTTGGGATTCCGACATAA
- a CDS encoding sigma-54 interaction domain-containing protein → MGSDMIYEMVTEDIISTITDEINIGSLAVERVCQILSDSEIAGEVLTRVITREKFHGLNLLDVINNEFKELNSIFQDSYDGISVVNKHGRVTRVNKAFERLTGIKIKNVLGVDLYKIKKEGTYFDPTVALKVLETGKPVTILQKFAQGKEIMAIGNPVFDENGKVIWVVVNLRDVTELKQLEEKLRKTQELNAQYLFEMESMRKKYTSEHCLVSKSKEMEKIIELATRVSMVESPVLIHGESGVGKEIIANVLHNMNTKRKKAPLIKVNCGAIPKELIESEFFGYEPGAFTGASRCGKPGMFELANKGTIFLDEIGELPLGLQVKLLRVLQEHEITRLGGVKTIKIDVRVVAATNRDLEMMIKDKSFREDLYYRINVIPIRIPSLRERKDDIAPLLFHFLDIYNKKYDLKKSLSDEVVECLLKYEWPGNVRELINLIERLVVTTDVQQICLENLPHRYRTQTDSSFYRMNQMNLTAAVEELERYLVNQAIKSQKSTYKAAKALGVSQSTVVRLAKKYKVNHN, encoded by the coding sequence ATGGGCAGTGATATGATTTATGAGATGGTTACGGAAGACATCATCAGCACCATAACCGACGAGATCAATATCGGCAGCCTGGCCGTTGAAAGGGTTTGCCAGATTTTAAGCGACAGTGAAATAGCGGGAGAGGTTTTAACCAGGGTCATAACTCGTGAAAAATTTCACGGCTTGAACTTACTTGATGTAATAAACAATGAATTTAAGGAGTTAAATTCAATCTTCCAAGATTCCTACGATGGCATCAGCGTCGTCAACAAACACGGGAGAGTCACCCGGGTCAACAAGGCCTTTGAAAGATTAACCGGCATAAAGATCAAGAATGTTCTGGGCGTCGATCTTTACAAAATAAAAAAAGAAGGGACCTATTTTGATCCGACGGTGGCGCTGAAAGTGTTGGAAACCGGGAAACCCGTGACGATCCTGCAGAAGTTTGCTCAGGGAAAAGAAATCATGGCTATCGGAAACCCCGTTTTCGACGAAAATGGTAAAGTCATCTGGGTGGTGGTCAACCTCCGGGATGTAACGGAATTGAAGCAGCTTGAAGAAAAACTGCGAAAAACCCAGGAATTGAATGCCCAGTATCTCTTTGAAATGGAAAGCATGAGAAAAAAATATACCAGCGAGCATTGCCTGGTCTCCAAGAGCAAAGAGATGGAAAAAATAATAGAATTAGCCACGAGGGTATCGATGGTGGAGAGCCCGGTGCTTATTCATGGGGAGTCCGGGGTCGGAAAGGAGATCATTGCGAATGTCCTGCACAACATGAACACGAAAAGAAAGAAAGCGCCCCTGATCAAGGTGAACTGCGGCGCCATTCCCAAGGAGCTTATTGAAAGCGAATTTTTCGGTTATGAGCCAGGGGCCTTCACTGGGGCGAGCCGATGTGGAAAGCCCGGCATGTTCGAGCTGGCCAATAAGGGAACCATTTTCCTTGATGAAATAGGGGAGCTTCCTTTGGGTTTGCAGGTCAAACTTCTCCGTGTCCTGCAGGAGCACGAGATTACCAGGCTTGGCGGCGTTAAAACGATCAAGATCGATGTCCGGGTGGTGGCGGCGACCAATAGAGACCTGGAAATGATGATCAAAGACAAATCTTTTCGTGAGGACCTCTATTATCGGATCAATGTGATTCCCATTCGAATTCCCTCGCTGCGGGAACGTAAGGATGATATCGCCCCCCTGCTTTTCCATTTTCTCGATATTTATAATAAAAAATACGACTTGAAGAAGAGCCTTTCGGATGAAGTGGTTGAATGTCTGCTGAAATATGAGTGGCCGGGGAATGTCCGTGAATTGATCAATTTAATTGAAAGGCTCGTGGTCACAACCGATGTCCAGCAGATATGCCTGGAGAACCTGCCTCATCGGTATCGAACTCAAACGGACAGCAGTTTTTATCGAATGAACCAGATGAATTTAACCGCAGCTGTTGAAGAGTTGGAGAGGTATTTGGTGAACCAGGCGATCAAGTCACAGAAGAGCACTTATAAGGCTGCCAAAGCCCTTGGGGTAAGCCAGAGCACCGTTGTGCGCCTGGCAAAGAAATATAAAGTCAATCATAACTGA
- a CDS encoding enoyl-CoA hydratase/isomerase family protein, producing the protein MYETINLVVEEGIATVTLNRPPVNPLNSKMFAELGQVAAELEADPAVRVVIITGSGDKAFVAGADINEMKDLTPVAMYKFCQVSGAAFRALENISKPTIAAINGLAFGGGCELTLTCDFRLSADTAKFALPEINLGIIPGGGGTQRLPRLLGAAKAKELLMLGDIIDANAACQCGLVNKVVPLSELMSEAKALAKKLAGKSSLAVSVIKNSVNQGLNMNLGEALDFETKNFILVFTGDDRREGFSAFVEKRKPKFT; encoded by the coding sequence ATGTATGAAACCATCAATCTTGTAGTTGAGGAAGGGATAGCGACGGTTACTTTAAACCGGCCACCGGTCAACCCGTTGAATAGTAAAATGTTTGCAGAGCTTGGTCAAGTTGCTGCCGAACTGGAAGCGGACCCCGCTGTCCGGGTGGTCATCATCACCGGTTCCGGCGACAAGGCCTTTGTGGCAGGCGCAGATATCAATGAAATGAAGGACCTCACTCCGGTAGCAATGTATAAGTTTTGCCAGGTATCCGGAGCTGCATTTCGCGCCCTTGAAAATATAAGCAAGCCGACGATTGCCGCGATCAATGGGCTGGCATTCGGCGGAGGCTGTGAACTGACCTTGACCTGTGATTTCCGGCTGTCGGCTGATACGGCCAAGTTTGCTCTTCCGGAAATCAACCTGGGCATTATCCCCGGTGGCGGCGGGACGCAGCGGCTGCCTCGCCTGCTGGGCGCTGCCAAGGCGAAAGAGCTGCTCATGCTGGGCGATATCATCGATGCCAATGCCGCCTGCCAGTGTGGCCTGGTCAACAAGGTCGTCCCTCTGTCCGAACTGATGAGTGAGGCAAAAGCCCTGGCGAAAAAGCTGGCGGGCAAATCATCCCTTGCCGTATCCGTCATCAAAAATTCTGTGAATCAGGGGCTGAACATGAACCTGGGAGAGGCCCTGGATTTCGAGACGAAGAATTTCATTCTGGTATTTACCGGTGACGATCGCCGGGAAGGGTTCAGCGCCTTCGTGGAGAAGCGCAAACCGAAATTTACATAG